Part of the Candidatus Sulfotelmatobacter sp. genome, GTGACGCCGCGAATCCTGCCGGAGCAACCGTAGCGAGCGGCGGCCGCCACTCTAGGGGCGCGGAAGCCCGTACACCGTCAGCACGCCCGCGATCCAGCCGATCCACTGCCCGACCGCGAGCGTCATACACAGCGTCACGATCCCCATCCCGGCGGTCGCCAGCAAGGGCGAGGACGACCGGTAGTGGTCGAGGCGCCAGATGAGGAATGGAATCCCGATTCCCTTCAGCGTCACGAACAGCAGCCAGTGGCTGTGCGCGAGATCGGCGAGCAGAGGATTGCCCTCGCGATTGCCGAAGAGATGGATGCCAAGCGACGTGGCGACCAGATCGGCGCTGTTGGCCAGAATGGCGATGAAGAGCACGGTGCGCACGCAAACCTCGGACGGCAGGCTGTCTTTGAAGGTTCGAGCCACAGCTTGCCAGAGCCATCGGCATCGGGCAACGGAGACTTGACGGAATGGGCGGTCACTGGACCCTGGTCACACTGGCAGGCCTGCTGGGCCTGGCGATGGGCAGCGC contains:
- a CDS encoding DUF5658 family protein, producing the protein MRTVLFIAILANSADLVATSLGIHLFGNREGNPLLADLAHSHWLLFVTLKGIGIPFLIWRLDHYRSSSPLLATAGMGIVTLCMTLAVGQWIGWIAGVLTVYGLPRP